Proteins from a genomic interval of Quercus lobata isolate SW786 chromosome 11, ValleyOak3.0 Primary Assembly, whole genome shotgun sequence:
- the LOC115967716 gene encoding phytosulfokine receptor 1-like produces the protein MFFRRICLLFVLMFLGLSLQLPNLNSETLTCNPDDLRALNGFSNCLVSTIPGWNGTDSPGCCTWTGVTCDNSTGFDRRVVGLELGSKILSGKICGSLVGLNQLRVLNFSHNFLQGSLPDELFSLPNIEIIDISNNGFVGSINKGSLPESFFQLKNLSELNLRGNSISGSLSNGIGNLSNLVKLEISSNLFSGVLPDIFMRLARLKLFSARSNLFSGHLPTSLVNSPSLQMLYLNNNSLSGPINLNCSAMKNLVSLGLGSNLFHSPIPDSLFSCRGLKALDLARNNLGGELPNNFKNLKSLTQLSLSNTSLSNILSALTILQHCSNLSMLVLSMNFHDEQMPNDENLHFENLNSLLLSNCQLRGPIPQWLSRCHKLQFLELSWNHLGGNIPSWVGKFDSLFYLDLSNNSLKGEIPKSLTELQSLISGKVTIEGPISAFEFYTRQGGSVLIYRQLSSFRPTIDLSCNILHGPIWPGFGNLKRLHVLNLNENKFSGPIPNNLSCMTDLEKLDLSHNKLSGEIPYSLINLCFLSNFNISYNQLWGEIPQGGQFDTFPNTSFEGNNGLHYAQCACQSEQIPVLSITERKRTIIGLPFKIGAATGFVLTVICCFMSGLALPKPHKRKYIRFVTS, from the exons ATGTTCTTCCGACGTATCTGTTTGCTCTTTGTTTTGATGTTTCTAGGTCTAAGTCTCCAACTACCAAACCTGAATTCTGAGACACTGACATGCAATCCAGATGACTTGAGAGCCTTGAATGGTTTCTCCAATTGTTTAGTATCAACAATTCCAGGGTGGAACGGCACTGACTCTCCTGGTTGCTGCACTTGGACTGGTGTCACCTGTGATAATTCCACTGGTTTTGACAGAAGGGTAGTTGGCTTGGAACTTGGCAGCAAAATACTTTCTGGGAAGATTTGTGGATCCTTGGTAGGCTTGAATCAATTGAGAGTTCTAAACTTCTCTCATAATTTCCTTCAGGGTTCACTTCCTGATGAGTTGTTTAGTCTGCCAAACATAGAGATCATAGACATAAGCAACAATGGTTTTGTTGGGTCCATCAACAAAG gGAGTTTGCCTGAGAGTTTCTTCCAGCTAAAAAATCTTAGTGAACTGAATCTTCGGGGTAATAGCATATCTGGGTCACTAAGTAATGGAATTGGTAACCTCTCTAACCTTGTTAAACTGGAGATCTCCTCTAATTTGTTCTCTGGAGTTCTTCCAGACATTTTTATGAGACTAGCAAGGCTTAAGCTATTCTCAGCCAGGTCAAATTTATTCTCTGGTCATTTGCCTACTTCTTTGGTAAACTCCCCATCACTTCAAATGTTATATTTGAACAACAACTCTCTAAGTGGTCCAATCAACCTCAACTGTTCTGCAATGAAAAATCTTGTCTCCTTAGGTCTTGGTTCGAATCTGTTCCACAGCCCAATTCCTGATAGTCTTTTCTCCTGCAGAGGATTGAAAGCACTGGATCTTGCGCGCAACAACCTTGGCGGTGAACTCCCTAATAACTTCAAGAATTTGAAGTCTCTAACACAGCTCTCACTGTCAAACACTAGCCTTAGTAATATATTATCAGCTCTTACGATTCTACAACATTGTAGCAATTTAAGTATGTTGGTACTTTCAATGAATTTTCATGATGAACAAATGCCGAATGATGAGAATCTGCATTTCGAAAACCTCAACAGTCTACTTCTTTCCAATTGTCAACTCAGAGGTCCAATCCCGCAATGGTTGAGTCGTTGCCACAAGTTGCAGTTTTTGGAATTGTCTTGGAATCATTTGGGTGGAAACATACCATCATGGGTTGGAAAGTTTGACTCTCTCTTTTACTTGGATTTGTCAAATAACTCTCTCAAAGGTGAAATTCCAAAGAGTTTGACTGAACTTCAGAGCCTAATAAGTGGGAAGGTCACAATAGAAGGGCCTATCTCAGCCTTTGAATTTTACACTCGACAAGGTGGAAGTGTTTTGATTTATAGGCAACTTTCTAGTTTTCGACCAACTATAGACCTGAGTTGCAACATTCTCCATGGCCCAATCTGGCCAGGTTTTGGGAATTTGAAAAGGCTCCATGTTTTGAATCTTAATGAGAATAAATTTTCTGGCCCTATTCCAAATAATTTATCATGCATGACAGACTTGGAAAAACTTGATTTGTCTCACAATAAACTATCAGGAGAGATACCTTATTCCTTGATAAATCTTTGctttctttcaaatttcaacatATCCTATAATCAGCTGTGGGGGGAAATTCCTCAAGGAGGCCAGTTCGATACTTTTCCAAACACGAGCTTTGAGGGAAACAATGGTCTTCATTATGCACAGTGTGCTTGCCAGTCTGAACAAATTCCCGTCCTTTCTATAACGGAGAGAAAAAGGACAATCATTGGTCTACCATTTAAAATTGGAGCTGCAACAGGTTTTGTTCTTACTGTCATATGTTGCTTCATGTCCGGATTGGCACTGCCAAAGCCGCACAAAAGGAAGTACATAAGATTTGTTACCTCTTAA